Genomic window (Haloferax sp. Atlit-12N):
CGGTGCGGGTCGACTGGCCGGACGGCGTCGGCATCCACAGCCTCACGGGATATCTCGGTGCCAGAGCTGTCACCACCACGTCGACCGCCTCGCGAACCGAGTCGACAGTCACGTCGTCGGCGACGCCCGCACCGACCGAGCAGTCGACGCCTGCAACGACCTCGGCGTCTACAACGACCCCGACGCCCGAAACGACGACCGACGAATCGGCACCCGAAAACGAACTCCGCATGACGATCGGCGACTCGCGTCCGACGGAGAACCTCAACCCGCTTTCGACGCCGTTTCGGTCGGACGGGACGCTCCTCGACCTCGTCTACGACTCGTTGGGTCGTCCGGTCTACGACCGGATGCGGCCGTGGATGGCCGCGTCGTGGGAGTGGGCCGACGGGGACGAGACGGCGCTTTCGGTCCGGCTCCGCGACGACCTCGCGTGGCACGACGGCGAGTCGATAACGGCGGCGGACGTGGCGTTTACCTTCCGGTTCATCTCCGACACGTCGCTCGGTTCGCTCGACCAGCCGGTTCCGTCGCCGCGGTACCGCGGCCGCGCCTCGCTCGTCGAGTCGGTCGACGCCACGTCCGACCGCGAGGTGACGATTCAGTTCGGCGACGTGAGCGAACCGGTCGCGGCGCGCGCGCTGACGATTCCGGTGCTCCCCGCACACGTCTGGGAGCCGTTCGCCCGCCCGACGAGCGTCTCGTGGCTCGACGGTGGCAACGTCACCGAGGCGCTCGTCCGGAACAACCTCGAACCGGTCGGAAGCGGACCGCTCCGCGTGACGGGAACGGCTGCCAGAGAGTCGATTTCGATGGAACCGTTCGAGGACCATTTCCTCGCCGACGACGCCCTCGACGGCCGACTGTCCCGGTTTGACGGCGGCTTCTCGTTCGACTCGCTGCGGTTCAACGTCGTTCCCTCCGACGGTGCCGCCGTCGAACTGCTCGCGACCGACGCCGTCGACGCGACGGCGAACTCGCTGTCGGCCGATTCGAGGGCGGCCGCGGCGGACGAACCCGGAATCTCCGTTCGCACCAGCCGGCCCGAGTGGTGTTATCACATCGGCTACAACCACCGACGTCCGCCCTTCATGAACCCCAGATTCCGGCGGGCAGTCGCCCGACTCGTCGACCGCGAGTTCCTCGTGGACTCGGTGTTCGGCGGCGAGACCGAACCGGCGTCGTCACCGCTGGTCGCGACGACGTACGTCCCATCGGGTGATGCGTGGGACGAGGCCACGTCCGAACTCGAGTTCGTCGGCGACTCGGGGACCGGCACGCTCGACGCGGAGCGAGCGCGGTCGGTGTTCGAAGACGCGGGCTACGCCTACTCGGGCGACGGTGACCTCCTCATTCAAGAATGATTCCCGCTCAGTCCTCGATAGGCTTCTCACCGCTCGTCGCGGTTCTCGCCCGCGTGCTCGGCGGTGCGGCTGTCGCGTTGGCGCTCGCAACGCTCACTATCGTCGGGCCGTCGCGTCTCGCGGCGGCGTACGGGTCGGGGAGCGACCGCTTGCGCGAGGCCGCGCCGTACCTCGGCCTGCTGGCGGTCGTTCTCCTCGTGAATAAGGTCGCCCGCGGCGTCGGCCCGGAAGTGTCGTGGGCGCTGGGCTGGAACGCTACCGGCGCCATCTACGCTATCGAGGGGAACTTCGTCCAGCACGTTCAGTCGCTCGCGACGCCGATGCTCACCGCCGTGCTCTCGCGGGTGTATCTCTCGGGATACGTCTTCCTGCTCACGTTTCCGTTCGTCGCGTACTTCGCGG
Coding sequences:
- a CDS encoding ABC transporter substrate-binding protein, yielding MSSTRLSRRSVLALAGASLTSGCVRQLESTVSRDERTPLSLSIKTVPADADATATKLARYLATRLQAVGVAATVVPMSREELLRDVLSNHDFDIYVSRLLLRRDPDFLRPLLHSRYGPGRGWQNPFGYGDLSLDSLLERQRTETGSVRAATLAEIQRRIVEAQPFTPVAAPRPAQATRPVRVDWPDGVGIHSLTGYLGARAVTTTSTASRTESTVTSSATPAPTEQSTPATTSASTTTPTPETTTDESAPENELRMTIGDSRPTENLNPLSTPFRSDGTLLDLVYDSLGRPVYDRMRPWMAASWEWADGDETALSVRLRDDLAWHDGESITAADVAFTFRFISDTSLGSLDQPVPSPRYRGRASLVESVDATSDREVTIQFGDVSEPVAARALTIPVLPAHVWEPFARPTSVSWLDGGNVTEALVRNNLEPVGSGPLRVTGTAARESISMEPFEDHFLADDALDGRLSRFDGGFSFDSLRFNVVPSDGAAVELLATDAVDATANSLSADSRAAAADEPGISVRTSRPEWCYHIGYNHRRPPFMNPRFRRAVARLVDREFLVDSVFGGETEPASSPLVATTYVPSGDAWDEATSELEFVGDSGTGTLDAERARSVFEDAGYAYSGDGDLLIQE